One genomic region from Acidobacteriota bacterium encodes:
- a CDS encoding adenylosuccinate synthetase has translation MLSPTPTFSTLSKRSKVCVGYEIDGRRVDTFPAVSSELTKIKPIYETLSGWMSDTVGTTDFDKLPENNRMSVFYPDQIDVDGAHIDRTGTRSRRSFSKSLSWKAGSKPKLEAKL, from the coding sequence TTGCTCTCACCAACCCCGACGTTCTCGACGCTCTCGAAGAGATCAAAGGTATGCGTCGGGTACGAGATCGACGGGCGACGCGTTGATACATTTCCGGCGGTTTCCAGTGAGTTAACAAAGATCAAACCGATCTACGAGACGCTGTCAGGCTGGATGTCCGATACGGTTGGAACGACAGATTTCGACAAGCTGCCGGAAAACAACCGTATGTCCGTTTTCTATCCCGATCAGATCGACGTGGATGGGGCTCATATCGACCGGACCGGAACGCGATCCAGACGATCATTCTCAAAGAGTCTGTCATGGAAGGCTGGTTCGAAGCCAAAGCTTGAAGCGAAACTATGA
- a CDS encoding GNAT family N-acetyltransferase → MAVATEFQGMGIANHLMQRSIKYAKASGTPLIFSNRTMLHPTSLALYRKFGFVEVPTELNSEYTPSTRHSHGAFTRSTSILKRTILCILAFAKCIHR, encoded by the coding sequence ATGGCGGTTGCTACTGAGTTTCAGGGTATGGGAATCGCAAACCACCTTATGCAGAGGTCCATCAAGTACGCGAAGGCGTCCGGAACGCCACTAATTTTCTCGAATCGCACCATGCTCCATCCAACCAGCCTCGCTTTGTATCGCAAATTTGGCTTTGTGGAAGTTCCAACTGAGTTAAATTCGGAATATACGCCCAGCACCAGACATTCGCATGGAGCTTTCACTCGATCAACATCAATCCTAAAGCGTACGATATTGTGCATTTTGGCCTTTGCAAAATGCATTCATCGTTAA